One window from the genome of Topomyia yanbarensis strain Yona2022 unplaced genomic scaffold, ASM3024719v1 HiC_scaffold_209, whole genome shotgun sequence encodes:
- the LOC131694954 gene encoding sporozoite surface protein 2-like produces STECTESTEYLNPLNPPNPPNPLNPPNPSNLPNPPTTPNPLDPLNPMNPLNPMNRLNSLNPYNPLNPLNPPNPLNTPNPPNPLNPFNLPNPLNPQNPPNPLNPQQPPNPLNPPDPLNSLNPLNPLNPQNPPNPLNPPNPLNPLNPPNPPNPLNPPNPSNLTNPPTTPNPLDPLNPMNPLNPMNRLNSLNPYNPLNPLNPPNPLNTPNPPNPPNPLNPFNLPNPLNPQNPPNPLNPQQPPNPLNPPDPLNSLNPLNPLNPQNPPNPLNPLNPPNPPNPLNPLNPLNPLNPPNPPNPLNPPNPSNLTNPPTTPNPLDPLNPMNPLNPMNRLNSLNPYNPLNPLNPPNPLNTPNPPNPPNPLNPFNLPNPLNPLNPPNPLNPPNLLNPPNPLNSLNPFNLTNPLNPRNPPNPPNPPNPLNPLNPLNPPNPSNLPNPPNPLNPMNPLNPLNPFKLPNPLNPRNPPNPLNPPNLLNPPNPLNPPIPPNPLNPPNPFNPLNPPNPSNPPNLPNPPNTPNPPNPPNPLNPMNPLNPMNPLNPFNLPNPLNPRNPPNPLNPPNPLNPLNLPNPLNPPNPPIPPNPLNPFNPLNPPNPSNPPNTPNPPDPLNPMNPINLLNPYNPLNPLNPPNLLNPPNPPNPLNSLNPFNLSNPLNPRNPPNPPNPLNPMNPLNPLNPYNPLNLFNPPNPLNPPNPSNLLNPLNPLNEKNQN; encoded by the coding sequence ATTCCACAGAATGTACCGAATCCACTGAATACCTTAATCCACTGAATCCACCGAATCCACCAAATCCACTGAATCCACCGAATCCATCGAATCTACCGAATCCACCGACTACGCCGAATCCACTGGATCCactgaatccaatgaatccactGAATCCAATGAATCGACTGAATTCACTTAATCCATATAATCCACTGAATCCACTCAATCCACCGAATCCACTGAATACACCGAATCCTCCGAATCCACTTAATCCATTTAATCTACCGAATCCACTGAATCCACAGAATCCACCGAATCCACTGAATCCACAGCAGCCACCCAACCCACTGAATCCACCGGATCCACTGAATTCACTGAATCCACTTAATCCATTGAATCCACAGAATCCACCCAATCCACTAAATCCACCGAATCCACTCAATCCACTGAATCCACCGAACCCACCAAATCCACTGAATCCACCGAATCCATCGAATCTAACGAATCCACCGACTACGCCGAATCCACTGGATCCactgaatccaatgaatccactGAATCCAATGAATCGACTGAATTCACTTAATCCATATAATCCACTGAATCCACTCAATCCACCGAATCCACTGAATACACCGAATCCTCCGAATCCACCGAATCCACTTAATCCATTTAATCTACCGAATCCACTGAATCCACAGAATCCACCGAATCCACTGAATCCACAGCAGCCACCCAACCCACTGAATCCACCGGATCCACTGAATTCACTGAATCCACTTAATCCATTGAATCCACAGAATCCACCCAATCCACTGAATCCACTAAATCCACCGAATCCACCGAATCCACTCAATCCACTGAATCCACTCAATCCACTGAATCCACCGAACCCACCAAATCCACTGAATCCACCGAATCCATCGAATCTAACGAATCCACCGACTACGCCGAATCCACTGGATCCactgaatccaatgaatccactGAATCCAATGAATCGACTGAATTCACTTAATCCATATAATCCACTGAATCCACTCAATCCACCGAATCCACTGAATACACCGAATCCTCCGAATCCACCGAATCCACTTAATCCATTTAATCTACCGAATCCACTGAATCCACTGAACCCACCGAATCCACTCAATCCACCGAATCTACTGAATCCACCGAATCCACTGAATTCACTTAATCCATTTAATCTAACGAATCCACTGAATCCGCGGAATCCACCGAATCCACCCAATCCACCGAATCCACTCAATCCACTTAATCCACTGAATCCACCGAATCCATCGAATCTACCAAATCCACCGAATCCattgaatccaatgaatccactGAATCCACTTAATCCATTTAAATTACCGAATCCACTGAATCCACGGAATCCTCCCAATCCATTGAACCCACCGAATCTACTCAATCCACCGAATCCACTGAATCCACCGATACCACCCAATCCACTGAATCCACCGAATCCATTTAATCCACTGAATCCACCGAATCCATCGAATCCACCGAATCTACCGAATCCACCGAATACACCAAATCCACCGAATCCACCGAATCCactgaatccaatgaatccactgaatccaatgaatccactTAATCCATTTAATTTACCGAATCCACTGAATCCACGGAATCCACCCAATCCATTGAACCCACCGAATCCACTCAATCCACTGAATCTACCGAATCCACTGAATCCACCGAATCCACCGATACCACCCAATCCACTGAATCCATTTAATCCACTGAATCCACCGAATCCATCGAATCCACCGAATACACCAAATCCACCGGATCCACTGAATCCCATGAATCCAATTAATCTACTTAATCCATATAATCCACTGAATCCACTCAATCCACCGAATCTACTGAATCCACCGAATCCTCCGAATCCACTGAATTCACTTAATCCATTTAATCTATCGAATCCACTGAATCCGCGGAATCCACCGAATCCACCCAATCCactgaatccaatgaatccactGAATCCACTTAATCCATATAATCCACTGAATCTATTCAATCCACCGAATCCACTCAATCCACCGAATCCATCGAATCTACTGAATCCGCTGAATCCACTGAATGAAAAGaatcaaaattaa